A stretch of the Tardiphaga sp. 709 genome encodes the following:
- a CDS encoding SDR family oxidoreductase, giving the protein MPHAALSPGSVAVITGGASGIGLAAAIAFARLGLRICIIDLGEDRLVDAAGKIAGVARGGRDDVMTAAVDVSDVGAMTRLAADVQAHFGGCDVLMNNAGIQVPTSALGPRDNWERLIGVNLWGVVNGCQAFAAEMIARKRPSLIINTGSKQGITTPPGNPAYNVSKAGVKAYTEALAHELRNTDGCQVSAHLLIPGFVFTPLAAGGRSEKPEAAWTAEQTVDFMMQRLEAGDFYILCPDNDVPRALDERRMLWAIGDVVENRPALSRWHPDYADAFAEFVKRK; this is encoded by the coding sequence ATGCCCCACGCTGCTCTGTCCCCCGGTTCTGTTGCCGTCATTACGGGAGGCGCCTCCGGCATCGGCCTTGCCGCAGCAATTGCGTTTGCGCGGCTCGGCCTGCGCATCTGCATCATAGATTTGGGCGAAGATCGTCTGGTTGATGCGGCTGGCAAGATCGCCGGTGTGGCGCGCGGCGGGCGTGACGATGTGATGACGGCCGCTGTCGATGTCAGTGACGTCGGCGCGATGACCAGACTAGCCGCCGATGTTCAGGCGCACTTCGGTGGCTGCGACGTGTTGATGAACAATGCCGGCATCCAGGTGCCGACCTCGGCGCTCGGCCCGCGCGACAATTGGGAGCGGCTCATCGGCGTCAATCTGTGGGGCGTCGTCAATGGCTGTCAGGCCTTCGCGGCGGAGATGATTGCGCGCAAGCGGCCGAGCCTGATCATCAATACCGGCTCGAAGCAGGGGATCACCACGCCGCCGGGCAATCCCGCCTACAATGTCTCCAAGGCCGGCGTGAAGGCCTATACCGAGGCGCTGGCGCACGAGCTGCGCAACACCGATGGCTGTCAGGTCTCCGCGCATCTGCTGATCCCCGGCTTTGTCTTCACGCCGCTCGCGGCTGGCGGGCGCAGCGAGAAGCCGGAGGCAGCGTGGACAGCCGAGCAGACCGTGGACTTCATGATGCAACGGCTCGAAGCCGGCGACTTCTATATCCTGTGCCCGGACAACGACGTGCCGCGCGCGCTCGACGAGCGCCGCATGTTGTGGGCCATCGGCGATGTCGTCGAGAACAGGCCGGCGCTATCGCGCTGGCATCCCGATTATGCCGATGCCTTCGCCGAATTCGTGAAACGCAAATAA
- a CDS encoding aldo/keto reductase, with amino-acid sequence MDYVKFGNTGLDVSRLCLGCMTYGISDRGAHAWTLDEEKSRLLIKQAIELGINFFDTANVYSDGTSEEIVGRALKDFTRRDDVVLATKVFNRMRPGPNGAGLSRKAIMSEVDHSLRRLGTDYIDLYQIHRLDKTTPIEETLEALHDVVKAGKVRYIGASSMYAWQFSKSLYTSRLNGWTEFVSMQNHVNLLNREEEREMLPLCADQKIAVMPWSPLARGRLTRAWDEVSERQKTDEFGKTLYVQSEASDRKIVEQVAAVAKARGVPQAQVAMAWLLQKKGITSPIIGASKPGHLTDAVAALSLKLTSEEIAALEAPYVPHGVAGFG; translated from the coding sequence GTGGACTACGTCAAATTTGGAAATACCGGTCTGGATGTCTCGCGTCTGTGTCTGGGGTGCATGACCTATGGCATCTCCGATCGCGGCGCGCATGCATGGACGCTCGATGAAGAGAAGAGCCGGCTGCTGATCAAGCAGGCTATTGAGCTCGGCATCAATTTCTTCGACACGGCGAATGTCTATTCGGATGGCACGTCGGAGGAAATCGTCGGCCGTGCGCTGAAGGATTTCACGCGCCGTGACGATGTGGTGCTGGCGACCAAGGTCTTCAACCGGATGCGGCCGGGGCCGAACGGGGCAGGCCTGTCGCGCAAAGCGATCATGTCCGAGGTTGATCACAGCCTGCGCCGGCTTGGCACCGACTATATCGATCTCTATCAGATCCATCGTCTGGACAAGACCACACCCATCGAGGAGACGCTGGAGGCGCTGCACGACGTCGTGAAAGCCGGCAAGGTCCGCTATATCGGTGCGTCCAGCATGTATGCGTGGCAATTCTCCAAGTCGCTCTATACGTCGCGCCTGAACGGCTGGACCGAATTCGTTAGTATGCAGAACCACGTCAATCTACTGAATCGCGAGGAAGAGCGCGAGATGCTGCCGCTCTGCGCCGATCAGAAGATCGCTGTGATGCCGTGGAGCCCGCTCGCCCGCGGGCGTCTGACGCGCGCGTGGGATGAGGTGAGCGAGCGCCAGAAGACGGACGAGTTCGGCAAGACGCTCTATGTGCAGTCCGAGGCTTCCGATCGCAAGATCGTCGAGCAGGTTGCTGCCGTCGCCAAGGCGCGCGGCGTTCCGCAGGCGCAGGTCGCGATGGCCTGGCTGCTGCAGAAAAAGGGCATCACGTCACCGATCATCGGTGCATCGAAGCCGGGGCATCTGACCGATGCGGTGGCGGCGCTGTCGTTGAAGCTGACGAGTGAGGAGATCGCGGCGCTCGAAGCGCCCTATGTGCCGCATGGGGTGGCGGGGTTCGGTTAG
- a CDS encoding aldehyde dehydrogenase — MMNDGRPFGLYIDGRFQPASTGRTIRIENPKDRSHLADVAEGHEKDIDLAIDAAERAGKIWAATPGAVRGDIMHRAGELLAKKLPELVTIEVDQIGRARREMSAQLGRLPEWFRYFGALARTHEDTVPPFGGNFLNYTRRVPLGVVGHVTPWNHPLLILTKKIAPSMAAGNTMVVKPSELAPITPLLLGDIFKEAGVPDGVYNVVPGYGATAGKALTTSKRIKKIDLTGGTETGKMVASLAGANLTKVAAELGGKAAVILFDDTPIERGVAAALFASFIATGQTCVQGARLLVQRSVHDAVVAELVKRTNAIRIGDPQDMATQMGPLVSAKQRELTERYVKIGLEEGATLAAGGKRPDGKAFESGYYHQPTIFTGVTGNMRIAQEEIFGPVVVVIPFDTEEEAIALSNGTEFGLATSIWTRDVTRAHRVAHQLESGIVWINDHHRIDPCSPWGGFKMSGIGRENGIVAYEEYTQIQNVIVNLSDETFDWYADDGQEKRYS; from the coding sequence ATGATGAACGATGGTCGCCCGTTCGGGCTTTATATCGATGGCCGGTTTCAACCAGCCTCGACCGGCCGCACCATCAGGATCGAGAACCCGAAGGACCGCAGCCATCTGGCCGATGTCGCCGAGGGCCACGAGAAGGATATCGACCTGGCCATCGACGCCGCCGAACGCGCCGGCAAAATCTGGGCGGCGACGCCTGGCGCAGTCCGCGGCGACATCATGCACCGGGCCGGCGAGCTGCTGGCCAAGAAGCTCCCTGAACTGGTGACCATCGAGGTCGACCAGATCGGCCGCGCCCGCCGCGAGATGAGCGCGCAACTTGGCCGGCTGCCGGAATGGTTTCGCTATTTCGGCGCGCTGGCGCGCACCCATGAGGACACCGTCCCGCCCTTCGGCGGCAACTTCCTGAACTATACCCGCCGTGTCCCGCTGGGCGTCGTCGGCCATGTGACGCCATGGAATCATCCGCTCCTGATCCTCACCAAGAAGATCGCGCCGTCGATGGCAGCCGGCAATACGATGGTGGTGAAGCCGAGCGAACTGGCACCGATCACGCCTCTGCTGCTGGGCGACATCTTCAAGGAAGCCGGCGTGCCCGACGGCGTCTATAATGTCGTGCCCGGCTACGGCGCCACCGCCGGCAAGGCGCTGACCACCAGCAAACGCATCAAGAAGATCGACCTCACCGGCGGCACCGAGACCGGCAAGATGGTGGCATCACTGGCCGGCGCCAACCTCACCAAGGTGGCGGCCGAGCTCGGCGGCAAGGCCGCGGTCATCCTGTTCGACGATACGCCCATCGAGCGCGGCGTCGCGGCTGCACTGTTCGCGTCCTTCATCGCTACCGGCCAAACCTGCGTGCAAGGTGCTCGCCTGTTGGTGCAACGCTCCGTGCATGACGCCGTCGTCGCAGAGCTGGTGAAGCGCACCAATGCGATCCGCATCGGCGATCCGCAGGACATGGCGACGCAGATGGGACCGCTGGTCTCAGCCAAGCAGCGCGAGCTGACCGAACGCTACGTCAAGATCGGTCTGGAAGAAGGCGCGACGCTCGCCGCCGGCGGCAAGCGACCGGACGGCAAGGCCTTCGAGAGCGGCTACTATCATCAACCGACCATCTTCACTGGCGTGACCGGCAATATGCGGATCGCGCAGGAAGAGATCTTCGGACCGGTGGTCGTCGTCATTCCGTTCGATACCGAGGAGGAAGCGATTGCGCTGTCCAACGGCACCGAATTCGGGCTGGCGACCTCGATCTGGACCCGCGACGTCACCCGCGCCCACCGTGTGGCGCATCAGCTCGAGAGTGGCATCGTCTGGATCAACGACCACCACCGCATCGACCCCTGCTCGCCCTGGGGCGGCTTCAAGATGAGCGGCATCGGCCGCGAAAACGGCATCGTCGCCTATGAGGAATACACCCAGATCCAGAACGTGATCGTCAATCTCTCGGATGAGACCTTCGACTGGTATGCCGATGACGGGCAGGAGAAGCGGTATAGCTGA
- a CDS encoding HlyD family type I secretion periplasmic adaptor subunit has protein sequence MAISTAGVWAATAPLASAVIAPAQIVVDSNVRRIQHPTGGVVAEILVNDGDRVRAGDVLVRLDETMTRANLALIKNQLNQFWTRRARLRAEQDGRDAFVIPGELADRIELPAIAEIVAGETSLLLRRREAVSGQQSQLRERTSQIGEEIHGLAAQIESKREQIRLIQRELEGVRQLFEKNLIPYARLTTLEREAARLIGEEGQLIAETARAKGRITETELQTLQVVQDQRREIATELREVEIKIADLSERRIAAVDQLARVMLRAPQDGMVHQKTIHTVGGVITAGEQLMLIVPEKDSLVVEARVDPQMIDRLRLGQSAKLRFTAFDSAVTPDLNGRLTRIAADLTKDPQSGVSYYVARIALVDGELAKLGQKALVPGMPVEAYIQNGSRTAFAYLRKPIEDQLARSFRHD, from the coding sequence GTGGCGATCTCCACCGCTGGCGTCTGGGCGGCAACCGCGCCACTCGCGAGCGCGGTGATAGCGCCCGCACAGATCGTCGTCGATAGCAACGTGCGCAGGATTCAGCATCCGACCGGCGGGGTGGTCGCCGAAATTCTTGTCAATGACGGGGACCGCGTGCGCGCAGGCGACGTTCTGGTCCGGCTTGACGAGACCATGACGCGAGCCAACCTGGCGCTGATCAAAAACCAGCTCAACCAGTTCTGGACGCGCCGAGCGCGGCTGCGCGCGGAACAGGATGGCCGCGACGCTTTCGTGATACCGGGCGAGCTTGCGGACCGTATCGAGTTGCCTGCGATCGCCGAGATCGTCGCCGGTGAGACAAGCCTGTTGCTCAGACGACGCGAAGCCGTCAGCGGCCAACAGTCGCAACTGCGCGAGCGCACGTCGCAGATCGGTGAGGAGATCCATGGCCTTGCCGCTCAGATCGAGTCGAAGCGCGAACAGATCCGGCTGATCCAACGCGAACTCGAAGGGGTTCGCCAGCTCTTCGAGAAAAACCTAATTCCCTACGCACGGCTGACCACACTCGAACGCGAGGCTGCGCGATTGATCGGCGAGGAAGGGCAATTGATCGCCGAAACGGCGCGGGCCAAAGGCCGCATCACCGAGACAGAACTACAGACCTTGCAGGTCGTGCAGGATCAGCGACGCGAGATCGCGACCGAGCTACGCGAGGTGGAGATCAAGATAGCCGATCTCTCCGAGCGCCGGATCGCGGCGGTCGATCAACTCGCGCGCGTGATGCTGCGGGCGCCACAGGACGGGATGGTTCACCAGAAGACGATTCATACGGTGGGCGGCGTTATTACCGCGGGCGAGCAGTTGATGCTCATCGTTCCGGAGAAAGATTCTCTCGTGGTCGAGGCGCGGGTCGATCCGCAAATGATTGACCGCCTCCGATTAGGTCAATCCGCGAAGCTGCGTTTCACCGCATTCGATTCCGCTGTCACGCCGGATCTCAACGGAAGACTTACCCGCATAGCGGCCGATCTCACAAAAGACCCGCAGTCCGGTGTGTCCTATTATGTCGCGCGTATTGCCCTCGTCGACGGAGAACTCGCCAAGCTCGGCCAGAAGGCACTTGTCCCGGGTATGCCGGTCGAAGCCTATATTCAGAATGGCTCCCGTACGGCATTCGCCTATCTCCGCAAGCCAATCGAGGACCAACTGGCTCGCTCGTTCCGTCACGACTAA
- a CDS encoding type I secretion system permease/ATPase, with amino-acid sequence MTTAFSADRAAGSRHRDLPSAALASCRSAFLSVGLFSAVVNILMLTGSIYMLQVYDRVIPSRSIPTLVSLSVIVIAIYAVQGVFDWLRQRILTRIGAALDGALWEPVNSAILRSPLKSSRGGGVQLAHDLDSVRGFLSGLGPTTLFDLPWMPLYLAGCFLLHPYLGWTLVGGATILFGIALLTEILTRKPTREASRNAAIRNIQLEAGRRNAEVVAALGMERRVISRIGAANADQIAAQQNGSDIAGALGTLSKTLRFILQSALLGLGAWLVIEGQASSGVMIASSIMGSRALAPVELAISVWRPFVGARQAWQRLREALSSQDESPSAVAPERAQHILTVDQVFVAAPGGTKAIVQNATFQLKAGQAVGIIGPSASGKSTLARALVGIWPAARGEIRLDGATLDQWPAEVRGGLMGYLPQDVELFDGTVAENIARFDPEMDGPTVIAAAKAAGAYDMILNLPKGFEMRIGEAGAALSGGQRQRVALARALYRDPFMVVLDEPNANLDVEGDAALTQAIKGVRERGGIAIIVAHRPAALAGVDLVMTLANGQVQAFGPKDEVLRKALASQHPANQVAPQPVHEVRMTADGRS; translated from the coding sequence ATGACCACAGCATTTTCGGCAGACAGAGCAGCCGGATCGAGACACCGAGACCTTCCGAGCGCTGCTCTCGCTTCTTGTCGCAGCGCATTCCTGTCTGTCGGGTTGTTCTCCGCCGTGGTCAACATCCTGATGCTGACCGGATCCATCTACATGCTGCAGGTCTATGACCGCGTCATTCCCTCACGCAGCATTCCTACTCTCGTATCGCTGTCGGTTATCGTAATTGCGATCTACGCCGTGCAGGGCGTATTCGACTGGCTGCGCCAGCGGATCCTCACACGCATCGGAGCTGCACTTGATGGTGCACTGTGGGAGCCAGTGAATTCCGCCATTCTGCGATCACCGTTGAAGTCCAGCCGCGGCGGCGGTGTTCAACTCGCGCATGATCTGGATTCAGTGCGCGGGTTCCTGTCCGGCCTCGGGCCGACAACGCTGTTCGATCTGCCATGGATGCCGCTATATCTCGCCGGGTGCTTCCTACTGCATCCGTATCTTGGATGGACCCTGGTCGGCGGCGCAACCATTCTGTTCGGCATTGCTCTTCTCACGGAAATTCTGACGCGGAAGCCCACGCGAGAAGCATCCCGAAATGCCGCCATACGCAACATCCAGCTGGAGGCCGGACGCCGCAATGCCGAGGTCGTCGCCGCCCTCGGCATGGAGCGACGCGTCATCTCACGCATCGGCGCAGCCAATGCCGATCAGATCGCCGCTCAGCAGAACGGTTCCGACATTGCTGGTGCACTTGGCACGCTGTCGAAGACCCTGCGGTTCATCTTGCAATCGGCATTGCTCGGATTAGGCGCTTGGCTGGTAATCGAAGGACAGGCCAGCAGTGGTGTCATGATTGCCTCCTCGATCATGGGCAGCCGTGCGCTGGCTCCCGTCGAACTGGCGATCTCGGTTTGGCGTCCTTTCGTCGGCGCCCGCCAGGCCTGGCAGCGGCTACGCGAAGCGCTGTCGTCTCAAGACGAGAGCCCTTCTGCCGTTGCGCCGGAACGTGCTCAACACATTCTCACGGTCGATCAGGTTTTCGTCGCCGCGCCGGGTGGCACCAAGGCCATCGTTCAGAATGCCACGTTCCAGCTCAAGGCCGGCCAGGCTGTTGGAATCATCGGACCGTCAGCGTCAGGCAAATCCACGTTGGCGCGTGCGCTGGTCGGGATCTGGCCTGCTGCGCGCGGCGAGATCCGCCTCGATGGCGCAACCCTCGACCAGTGGCCCGCGGAAGTTCGGGGCGGCTTGATGGGCTACTTGCCGCAAGATGTCGAACTGTTCGACGGCACGGTGGCTGAGAACATTGCCCGTTTCGATCCGGAGATGGATGGACCGACTGTCATTGCCGCCGCGAAAGCCGCCGGCGCCTATGACATGATCCTCAACCTGCCAAAGGGCTTCGAAATGCGGATCGGCGAAGCCGGCGCTGCCCTCTCTGGTGGGCAGCGGCAACGGGTAGCGCTTGCACGCGCGCTCTATAGGGACCCGTTCATGGTGGTGCTCGACGAACCGAATGCTAATCTCGACGTCGAAGGCGACGCTGCTTTGACTCAGGCAATCAAGGGCGTACGTGAGCGCGGCGGAATCGCCATCATCGTCGCGCACCGCCCGGCGGCTCTCGCAGGGGTCGATCTCGTGATGACGCTCGCCAATGGCCAGGTCCAGGCATTTGGTCCGAAAGATGAAGTCCTGCGCAAGGCGCTTGCTTCGCAACACCCTGCAAACCAGGTGGCGCCACAGCCGGTGCACGAAGTTCGCATGACCGCTGACGGCCGAAGCTGA